The stretch of DNA TCGGAAGACTTCCGGGATCGCGGGGTCGCCGCTCGGTCCAACTTCGCCCACGCCACCTTTCCGGAAACAAGTACATCAGAAGGAGGAGTATGAGTACCAGGGGGATTCTTTGGGTAACCGTCGCAATACCGGTCTGCCTTGCGCTGCTGCTTTCCGGGTGTCCCACCGACACGAACACGCCGCCTCCCGTCCAGCAAATTGTGAAAGGGACGATTAAAGGCGTCGTGATAGACAGCGATACAGGCGATCCGATCAACGGGGCGTCGGTCGTCACCGCCCCGGAGACGTCGCAGGAGTCGACGGGGTCGAAAGGGAAGTTTAGGTTCGAAGAGCTTCCGATTGGCGTTTATCAGGTCATGGTGACCGCAACGGGGTACTTGCCACAGGAGGTTTCCGGGGTATCCGTTACGGCAGGGCAAACGGTGGAAGTCGAAGTGCAGATGGACTTACCACCCGTCACAACGGCGAGTGTTTCGGGAATGGTCATGAAACACGATTCGCCGTCGGACGCTCCACTCGCCGGGGCAACGGTGGCCCTTGTCGACGCAATGGCGCTGGCGAGCTCGGGCGGCAAAACGCCGCTTGAAACGCTTGCGGCTGCCAGCCCGTACACGGCCGTCACCGACGTTAACGGGGAATACACTATTGACGGTGTAGCCCCGAGTTCGTACTTCGTTCATGCGGCGCCGGCGGTTGCCGACCAGGAGACCATTTTGCCCGGCGGCGACCGCTCGCGCGAATCGTTCGATGTCGAATTGGACGCAAAACTGAGCGTCAACATCGTGCTCTCCCAACAACCGTCAGCGGCGGCGACATATGTCGGATCGGGAACCTGTCTGTTCTGCCACGACGGCACTGCGGCGACCGATGTGAGCGGGTACAAGAAAACGCTCCACGCCCTCGTGTACCGCGTGCCGGACCAGACGAGCTCGATTCAGGACCTGAGCGATTTGCCGAACGCGAATGCCGCGCACGCCTACTTCAAAGACGGCAACAGCCGCGACAACACAGGGGCCGGGGACGAGTACGGGCTACGGATCAATTCCACGGACTTCCCGCTGTTCACCGCGACCAACGCCGCCGACCGCTACAACATCTGGCTCGGTTATGAGAGTGCCGGCGGAAAGTACTTCATGCAGATGTCGAATACCGCCGACACGATCATGTCAGCGAAGTACTATGTTGAATTTACGTGGGGCGGGATGGGCATTTACAAGGAGCGGTGGGTTACACGCGCGAAGGCGGACAGCACGTACGACGCGGACCCGGCGGGCGGGGATTCGTCCTACTACATCCTTCCCGTGCAATACGACGAGAAGTTGCAGGCGGGAGCGGAGCCATTCCATCCGTACAACTACACGAATTGGGGACCGCCCACCGTGGACGGCGGACCGGCGCGCGCGCCTGCGAAGAACAAGTCCTTCGACTTGAATTGCGCGGGGTGCCATTTCACGGGCAATACGCTTGTGCGCGACGTGAACGGTCTCTATCACGCGGACGCG from Candidatus Hydrogenedentota bacterium encodes:
- a CDS encoding carboxypeptidase regulatory-like domain-containing protein, whose product is MSTRGILWVTVAIPVCLALLLSGCPTDTNTPPPVQQIVKGTIKGVVIDSDTGDPINGASVVTAPETSQESTGSKGKFRFEELPIGVYQVMVTATGYLPQEVSGVSVTAGQTVEVEVQMDLPPVTTASVSGMVMKHDSPSDAPLAGATVALVDAMALASSGGKTPLETLAAASPYTAVTDVNGEYTIDGVAPSSYFVHAAPAVADQETILPGGDRSRESFDVELDAKLSVNIVLSQQPSAAATYVGSGTCLFCHDGTAATDVSGYKKTLHALVYRVPDQTSSIQDLSDLPNANAAHAYFKDGNSRDNTGAGDEYGLRINSTDFPLFTATNAADRYNIWLGYESAGGKYFMQMSNTADTIMSAKYYVEFTWGGMGIYKERWVTRAKADSTYDADPAGGDSSYYILPVQYDEKLQAGAEPFHPYNYTNWGPPTVDGGPARAPAKNKSFDLNCAGCHFTGNTLVRDVNGLYHADALNASSSAGIIDFDGDGHKDEMVIGCEGCHGPGSEHVQAGLPPRVVLSRYLSAERDAMLCGRCHTRGAGKATFTGTTDHPEYPAAGTDTISFPRPGIGYEEFVGTYHTDNPGIFADDVGHSRQHHQQFVDMQKSKHYKNQYLLVGCSECHELHNRDIGPSLSARDDNNQLCLSCHSLYDFGLQPGYTIGQEADAVSDHMIEFAGMASGYDPQNLSGFASETADGGPGKCSSCHMPKTAASQSRWIHETVNSQGQPAGGRIRGDVASHVFDVVTPAESQALYNSVTTNRQLANSCSACHNSITDDLDYAY